The Candidatus Parvarchaeota archaeon DNA window ATTGATTGTTGCAAAATCGGAGAATGATGGTATGAGCAAGTTTTTGAGGGTAAAGTGCGAATGCGGGAACGAGCAGAACATCTTTGGGAACGCAACAAGCGAAGTCAACTGCCTTGTTTGCGGAAGCCTGATTGCAAAGCCGACTGGCGCCAGGGTGCGCATAGTAGGCGGCAAGATTGTCAAAGTCATGTAGGCTTGCCAGAAATGGCAGGCAAATGCCCTAAGGATTGGTAGAAATGGCTGATGCGCAAAACCAGATGCCGGAGCAGGACGAGCTTGTGCTTGCGGTAATCAAAAAAATAATGCCCTACGGCGCGTTTTGCGCCCTTGAGGAATATGGCAACAGGGAGGCCTTTGTCCACATATCCGAAGTCGCCCCAAGATGGATAAAAAATATTCATGAGTTTTTGCACGAGGGCCAGAAGGTCGTGGCAAAAATCTACCAGCTTGTGCCTGAAAAAAACCAGATTGACCTGTCCCTAAAGCGCGTGTCAGAAGCCGAGCGCAAAAGGAAGCTTGAAATGGTCAAGCGCACGCGCAGGGCCGACAAGCTGTTTGAAGTGGCCGTTGCACAGTCCAAGATAAGCCCTTCGGAAGTTTTGGCTGCAAAAACCAAAATACTCTCAAAGTATGGAGACATGTTTGATGCG harbors:
- a CDS encoding 30S ribosomal protein S27e, producing the protein MSKFLRVKCECGNEQNIFGNATSEVNCLVCGSLIAKPTGARVRIVGGKIVKVM
- a CDS encoding S1 RNA-binding domain-containing protein, with translation MADAQNQMPEQDELVLAVIKKIMPYGAFCALEEYGNREAFVHISEVAPRWIKNIHEFLHEGQKVVAKIYQLVPEKNQIDLSLKRVSEAERKRKLEMVKRTRRADKLFEVAVAQSKISPSEVLAAKTKILSKYGDMFDALEEISVSGEEAIKDLKLDRGLAKALLGIAQKNIK